Proteins found in one Pyrus communis chromosome 15, drPyrComm1.1, whole genome shotgun sequence genomic segment:
- the LOC137716904 gene encoding subtilisin-like protease SBT1.7 — translation MKISSFMLLLPVMLLALSRISAIVAEDAREQQVKKTYIIHMDKSEMPASFEDDHFRWYDSSLKSVSSSADMLYTYKTIIHGFATKLTAEEAELLEKQSGILSVLPERRYELHTTRSPEFLGLGKSEALLPASGTVSDVIVGVVDTGVWPELKSYDDTGLAAVPSGWKGVCEAGTNFSSSNCNRKLIGARFFSKGYEATVGPIDVKAESKSPRDDDGHGTHTSSTATGSAVSGASLFGYASGTARGMAPQARLATYKACWLGGCFGSDITAAMEKAVEDGVNVLSLSIGGSQSEYYRDTVAIGAFSAAAQGILVSCSAGNGGPDAGSLSNVAPWITTVGAGTLDRDFPAFVSLGSAKKYRGISLYRGTSLSSGLLPLVYAGNASESSMGGLCAPESLIPGKVAGKIVVCDRGGTPRVQKSLVVKKAGGLGMILTNTDAYGEELVADAYLLPTAAVGAKAGAAIKSYIASQSNPTATIALGDTELDVQPSPVVASFSSRGPNLFTPELLKPDLIAPGVNILAGWTGAIGPTGLAEDKRHVTFNIISGTSMSCPHVSGLAALVKAAHPGWSPAAIKSALMTTSYTAYKTGETIIDVATGNPATPFDYGAGHVDPVAALDPGLVYDNAVEDYFSFLCALNYSSTEIKLTTHRDFTCDTRKKYSVGDFNYPSFAVPLETSSGRGGGTGASTTVKHTRTLTNVGSPGTYKVTISSQAPSVKISVEPQSLTFSQAYEKKTYTVTFVAGSSPSGTSSFARLVWSDGKRTVGSPIAFTWI, via the coding sequence ATGAAGATATCCAGTTTCATGCTTCTGCTACCAGTCATGCTTCTTGCTCTCTCTCGCATCTCCGCTATCGTCGCGGAAGACGCGAGAGAGCAGCAGGTGAAAAAGACTTACATCATTCACATGGACAAGTCCGAAATGCCGGCGAGTTTTGAAGATGATCATTTCCGATGGTATGATTCTTCTTTGAAATCCGTGTCGAGTTCAGCCGACATGCTTTACACTTACAAGACCATAATCCACGGCTTCGCCACCAAGCTAACCGCCGAGGAAGCTGAGCTGCTTGAGAAGCAGTCGGGAATTCTGTCCGTTCTGCCCGAAAGGAGATACGAGCTGCATACAACTCGGTCGCCCGAGTTTCTTGGATTGGGAAAGAGTGAAGCCCTCTTGCCGGCGTCGGGTACAGTGAGTGACGTGATTGTCGGAGTGGTGGACACTGGCGTGTGGCCTGAGCTCAAAAGCTACGATGACACAGGTCTCGCGGCAGTACCAAGTGGCTGGAAAGGGGTGTGTGAGGCGGGAACAAACTTCAGCTCCTCAAACTGCAACCGGAAACTCATAGGCGCGAGGTTTTTCTCGAAAGGGTATGAAGCTACAGTTGGACCAATCGATGTGAAAGCAGAATCGAAATCACCACGAGATGATGATGGTCACGGAACTCACACCTCATCCACTGCAACCGGTTCAGCAGTTTCAGGAGCAAGCCTCTTTGGTTATGCTTCGGGGACAGCGCGAGGGATGGCGCCACAAGCTAGATTGGCCACGTACAAGGCGTGCTGGCTTGGTGGGTGTTTCGGCTCTGATATCACAGCCGCGATGGAGAAGGCCGTGGAAGACGGTGTCAATGTTTTATCTTTGTCTATTGGGGGATCACAGTCTGAATATTACAGAGACACTGTTGCTATTGGAGCTTTCTCTGCCGCGGCGCAGGGGATCCTTGTGTCTTGTTCAGCTGGTAATGGAGGACCGGACGCAGGGAGTCTGTCCAACGTTGCGCCTTGGATAACTACAGTGGGTGCTGGAACATTAGACAGGGATTTCCCGGCTTTTGTTAGCCTCGGAAGTGCAAAGAAATACAGAGGTATATCGCTCTATAGGGGAACATCCTTATCTAGTGGATTGCTTCCGCTTGTATATGCTGGCAACGCAAGTGAGTCCTCCATGGGCGGGCTATGCGCTCCAGAAAGTCTGATTCCCGGAAAGGTTGCAGGGAAAATTGTGGTATGTGATCGAGGGGGAACCCCTAGGGTCCAAAAGAGTTTGGTGGTGAAAAAGGCCGGCGGTTTAGGGATGATTTTGACGAACACGGATGCTTACGGAGAAGAACTTGTTGCGGATGCATATCTACTGCCTACAGCAGCAGTTGGTGCGAAAGCTGGGGCTGCAATAAAAAGCTATATTGCCTCGCAATCTAATCCTACCGCCACAATTGCGCTTGGAGACACGGAGTTAGATGTGCAGCCCTCGCCCGTGGTGGCATCATTCAGCTCAAGAGGACCGAACCTATTCACCCCGGAATTACTCAAACCAGACCTAATAGCACCGGGAGTAAATATCCTTGCTGGGTGGACTGGTGCGATTGGACCAACCGGACTAGCCGAAGACAAGAGGCATGTCACCTTCAACATCATTTCAGGTACTTCCATGTCATGCCCGCATGTGAGTGGTTTGGCCGCCCTTGTCAAGGCGGCTCATCCAGGATGGAGCCCTGCAGCCATTAAGTCTGCACTCATGACTACATCCTACACAGCATACAAAACTGGAGAAACCATCATAGATGTAGCAACTGGAAATCCTGCAACGCCGTTTGATTATGGTGCTGGGCATGTGGATCCGGTGGCAGCCCTCGACCCTGGCCTTGTTTATGATAATGCGGTCGAGGACTACTTCAGCTTCCTCTGCGCCTTGAATTATAGCTCAACTGAGATCAAACTAACCACTCACAGAGATTTCACTTGCGatacaagaaaaaaatacaGCGTCGGAGATTTCAACTACCCGTCTTTTGCTGTTCCTCTAGAAACATCTTCTGGCAGAGGGGGTGGAACAGGTGCTTCAACAACTGTAAAACACACAAGGACACTGACCAATGTGGGTTCCCCAGGAACATACAAGGTCACGATATCTTCACAGGCGCCATCAGTGAAGATCTCGGTTGAGCCACAATCACTGACTTTCAGTCAAGCATACGAGAAGAAAACATATACCGTGACTTTTGTTGCTGGTTCTTCGCCATCCGGTACAAGCAGCTTTGCTCGGTTGGTATGGTCCGATGGGAAACGCACAGTAGGTAGTCCAATTGCTTTCACCTGGATATAA
- the LOC137717893 gene encoding protein arginine N-methyltransferase 2-like produces the protein MEEGAQLCEAARNGDTEKLKALILAGADVTYFDGEGLNPLMHAAKLGHADAVTALLEAGAPWNALSPSNLSAGDFAMEAGHEDAYDILLNAGIQAELVLGTIARREKKDGDSDGDYLEDRVSFSEDKLMDSNCKAVMMAWEHPLMEAHAKAVCSAGGHILNIGFGMGLVDTAIQKYSPASHTIVEAHPEVYQRMIRTGWAQKDNVNIIFGRWQDVLPQLKSYDGIFFDTYGEYYEDLREFHQHLPVLLKPGGIYSFFNGLCGGNAFFHVVYCHLVSLELQNLGYSTQFIPLPVKDCLGDEVWEGVKQKYWQLDTYYLPVCQSVDDTE, from the exons ATGGAAGAAGGCGCGCAACTATGTGAGGCGGCGAGGAACGGCGACACCGAGAAGCTGAAGGCTCTAATACTCGCCGGAGCTGACGTTACGTACTTCGACGGTGAAGGCCTCAATCCGCTGATGCACGCCGCCAAGCTGGGCCACGCCGACGCCGTCACTGCCCTTCTAGAAGCTGGCGCGCCCTGGAACGCCTTATCCCCCTCCAATCTCTCCGCCGGCGATTTCGCGATGGAAGCAGGCCACGAGGACGCCTACGACATCCTCCTCAATGCCG GGATTCAAGCTGAATTGGTACTCGGAACGATTGCGCGGAGGGAGAAGAAGGACGGGGATAGCGATGGTGATTATTTGGAAGACAGAGTGAGCTTTAGTGAGGATAAGCTTATGGACTCGAATTGTAAGGCGGTGATGATGGCGTGGGAGCATCCGTTAATGGAGGCACACGCGAAAGCGGTTTGTTCCGCAGGTGGGCATATATTGAACATTGGATTTGGAATGGGGCTTGTGGATACAGCCATTCAGAAATACTCCCCTGCTTCGCACACCATCGTTGAGGCTCACCCGGAGGTTTATCAGCGTATGATTCGAACCGGTTGGGCTCAGAAGGATAATGTGAACATAATATTCGGTCGATGGCAGGATGTGCTACCTCAGCTTAAATCATATGATG GGATTTTCTTTGACACCTACGGAGAGTACTACGAAGACCTGAGAGAGTTCCACCAGCATCTTCCCGTGTTGTTGAAGCCTGGGGGAATCTACTCGTTCTTCAATGGCCTTTGCGGAGGTAATGCGTTCTTCCATGTTGTGTACTGTCATTTGGTCTCTCTAGAGCTTCAGAATTTGGGGTACTCTACACAGTTCATTCCATTGCCTGTCAAGGATTGTTTAGGAGACGAAGTTTGGGAAGGTGTCAAACAAAAGTATTGGCAGCTCGATACTTATTACCTCCCTGTTTGTCAGTCTGTAGATGATACGGAATGA
- the LOC137717678 gene encoding uncharacterized protein isoform X1, which produces MASSFDRWERDPFFPAAEEVQESADRMESTYRTWIHARKDASSMWDSEELRRDLCTTLGTTKWQLEEFTRAVRSSYARSSCEDARERHRAFIVAIEEQVSKIEKSLKEAALSEGKASQPWVRLDEGECNELAFFLSGPSASEETVVAKNNDKDVEKPRVTDGDTAPGCSKNSCGSNELGSQKTREEKSHGHRRTASDSADIGAWKIAVFDDGYVPSSSAMMVEHPVRKIPSMSGFLSSMETASKLKWSKNGFRKWKAVDRHEDADTALLPPTQLTRGINACLEKNKSCLDSCDECYDKPLYGWYGAIQRQLQRSQYYMQYSWPARVALWIGVLLFLIVFALRAI; this is translated from the exons ATGGCGTCAAGTTTTGATCGATGGGAGAGAGATCCATTTTTTCCGGCGGCCGAAGAAGTTCAAGAATCCGCGGACAG GATGGAATCTACATATCGAACATGGATCCACGCCAGGAAAGACGCTTCCAGTATGTGGGATTCCGAGGAACTTCGCAGGGATCTTTGTACAACTCTTGGAACTACCAAATGGCAG TTAGAGGAGTTTACACGAGCAGTCAGGTCAAGTTATGCAAGAAGCTCATGTGAAGACGCAAGAGAGAGGCACCGTGCATTCATTGTTGCCATCGAGGAGCAGGtttccaaaattgaaaaatcgttAAAGGAAGCTGCCCTTTCTGAGGGCAAGGCTTCTCAGCCTTGGGTGCGTTTGGATGAAGGGGAGTGCAACGAACTTGCATTTTTTCTTTCTGGACCATCTGCTTCCGAAGAGACAGTTGTTGCCAAAAATAACGACAAGGATGTTGAAAAACCACGAGTCACAGATGGAGATACAGCGCCAGGTTGTTCGAAGAACTCATGTGGTTCGAACGAGTTGGGCTCCCAGAAGACTAGGGAGGAGAAGTCACATGGGCATAGGAGGACAGCTAGTGATAGTGCTGACATTGGTGCCTGGAAAATTGCTGTTTTTGACGATGGATACGTACCAAGTTCTTCTGCTATGATGGTTGAGCATCCTGTACGAAAGATTCCTAGTATGTCTGGGTTTCTTAGTTCCATGGAAACCGCGTCAAAGTTGAAGTGGTCAAAGAATGGTTTTAGAAAGTGGAAGGCAGTCGACCGTCATGAAGACGCTGATACTGCATTGTTGCCACCTACTCAGTTGACTAGG GGCATCAATGCTTGCTTGgaaaaaaataagagttgtttggATAGTTGCGATGAATGTTACGATAAACCATTGTATGGCTGGTACGGAGCTATCCAGAGACAACTTCAACGGTCTCAGTACTATATGCAATATAGTTGGCCTGCACGCGTAGCACTTTGGATCGGTGTACTCCTTTTCTTGATTG TCTTTGCGTTGCGTGCGATCTGA
- the LOC137717678 gene encoding uncharacterized protein isoform X2, whose protein sequence is MGERSIFSGGRRSSRIRGQDGIYISNMDPRQERRFQYVGFRGTSQGSLYNSWNYQMAEEFTRAVRSSYARSSCEDARERHRAFIVAIEEQVSKIEKSLKEAALSEGKASQPWVRLDEGECNELAFFLSGPSASEETVVAKNNDKDVEKPRVTDGDTAPGCSKNSCGSNELGSQKTREEKSHGHRRTASDSADIGAWKIAVFDDGYVPSSSAMMVEHPVRKIPSMSGFLSSMETASKLKWSKNGFRKWKAVDRHEDADTALLPPTQLTRGINACLEKNKSCLDSCDECYDKPLYGWYGAIQRQLQRSQYYMQYSWPARVALWIGVLLFLIVFALRAI, encoded by the exons ATGGGAGAGAGATCCATTTTTTCCGGCGGCCGAAGAAGTTCAAGAATCCGCGGACAG GATGGAATCTACATATCGAACATGGATCCACGCCAGGAAAGACGCTTCCAGTATGTGGGATTCCGAGGAACTTCGCAGGGATCTTTGTACAACTCTTGGAACTACCAAATGGCAG AGGAGTTTACACGAGCAGTCAGGTCAAGTTATGCAAGAAGCTCATGTGAAGACGCAAGAGAGAGGCACCGTGCATTCATTGTTGCCATCGAGGAGCAGGtttccaaaattgaaaaatcgttAAAGGAAGCTGCCCTTTCTGAGGGCAAGGCTTCTCAGCCTTGGGTGCGTTTGGATGAAGGGGAGTGCAACGAACTTGCATTTTTTCTTTCTGGACCATCTGCTTCCGAAGAGACAGTTGTTGCCAAAAATAACGACAAGGATGTTGAAAAACCACGAGTCACAGATGGAGATACAGCGCCAGGTTGTTCGAAGAACTCATGTGGTTCGAACGAGTTGGGCTCCCAGAAGACTAGGGAGGAGAAGTCACATGGGCATAGGAGGACAGCTAGTGATAGTGCTGACATTGGTGCCTGGAAAATTGCTGTTTTTGACGATGGATACGTACCAAGTTCTTCTGCTATGATGGTTGAGCATCCTGTACGAAAGATTCCTAGTATGTCTGGGTTTCTTAGTTCCATGGAAACCGCGTCAAAGTTGAAGTGGTCAAAGAATGGTTTTAGAAAGTGGAAGGCAGTCGACCGTCATGAAGACGCTGATACTGCATTGTTGCCACCTACTCAGTTGACTAGG GGCATCAATGCTTGCTTGgaaaaaaataagagttgtttggATAGTTGCGATGAATGTTACGATAAACCATTGTATGGCTGGTACGGAGCTATCCAGAGACAACTTCAACGGTCTCAGTACTATATGCAATATAGTTGGCCTGCACGCGTAGCACTTTGGATCGGTGTACTCCTTTTCTTGATTG TCTTTGCGTTGCGTGCGATCTGA
- the LOC137717679 gene encoding protein TRIGALACTOSYLDIACYLGLYCEROL 5, chloroplastic-like — protein sequence MVLTNFNGTGVGFGFGVGCGFGVGWGFGGTPLNFLGLGVGGGCGVGLGLGWGFGTAFGSQYHSSGVTFQGIDFGKKDQDGALQKSNQDIRASR from the exons ATGGTTCTTACCAACTTCAATGGAACTGGCGTTGGATTCG GATTTGGTGTTGGCTGCGGATTCGGCGTTGGATGGGGTTTCGGAG GCACACCTTTGAACTTCTTGGGCCTTGGTGTAG GCGGAGGCTGTGGAGTTGGACTAGGTCTTGGATGGGGCTTCGGCACTGCCTTTGGTAGTCAGTATCATTCATCTGGGGTCACATTCCAGGGCATAGACTTCGGCAAGAAGGATCAAGATGGTGCTTTACAGAAAAGCAACCAGGACATTCGTGCCTCGCGATAG
- the LOC137717648 gene encoding 3-oxo-Delta(4,5)-steroid 5-beta-reductase-like, protein MSWWWAGAVGAAKKKLDEDEHLRGPQSVGLVIGVTGIVGNSLAEILPLSDTPGGPWKVYGVARRPRPIWNADHLVEYIQCDISDPDDAKAKLSPLTDVTHIFYVTWTNRSTEAENCEVNGKMLRNVLDSVIPNAPKLSHICLQTGAKHYVGPFESFGKIQPHDPPFTEDLPRLDAPNFYYTQEDLLFAEVEKKEDLTWSVHRPETIFGFSPSSLMNILGTLCVYAAICKHEGLPLKFPGSSAAWNCYSVASDADLIAEQQIWAAVDPYAKNEAFNINNGDVFKWKHFWKVLAEQFGIEEYGIEEGGGRLSLAERMKGKEGVWEEIVRENELQATRLEEVGVWWFVDAMLGGESMICSMNKSKEHGFVGFRNSRNSFVTWIDKMKSFKIVP, encoded by the exons ATGAGCTGGTGGTGGGCCGGAGCTGTTGGCGCTGCCAAG AAAAAATTAGATGAAGACGAACACCTGCGCGGCCCCCAGAGCGTGGGTCTCGTGATCGGCGTCACCGGCATAGTCGGCAACAGCCTCGCCGAGATCCTCCCCCTCTCCGACACCCCCGGCGGCCCATGGAAGGTCTACGGCGTCGCGCGCCGTCCCCGCCCCATCTGGAACGCCGACCACCTCGTCGAGTACATCCAGTGTGACATCTCCGATCCCGACGACGCCAAAGCCAAGCTCTCTCCGTTAACCGATGTTACTCACATCTTCTACGTCACCTGGACCAACCGATCCACCGAGGCGGAGAACTGCGAGGTTAACGGTAAAATGCTGCGCAACGTTTTGGACTCCGTCATCCCGAACGCGCCGAAGCTCAGCCACATCTGCCTCCAGACCGGCGCCAAACACTACGTTGGACCGTTCGAGTCCTTCGGTAAGATCCAGCCGCACGATCCGCCGTTTACGGAGGACTTGCCCCGATTGGACGCCCCAAATTTCTACTACACCCAGGAAGACTTGTTGTTTGCTGAGGTGGAGAAGAAAGAGGATCTGACTTGGTCGGTGCACCgaccggagacgattttcgggTTTTCCCCGTCCAGCTTGATGAACATCCTGGGCACGCTCTGCGTCTACGCCGCGATATGCAAGCACGAGGGGCTGCCGCTGAAGTTTCCGGGAAGCAGTGCGGCGTGGAATTGTTACTCGGTGGCTTCCGATGCTGATCTCATTGCCGAGCAGCAGATATGGGCGGCGGTGGACCCGTATGCGAAAAACGAAGCATTTAATATAAACAACGGGGATGTGTTCAAGTGGAAGCATTTCTGGAAGGTGCTGGCGGAGCAGTTCGGGATAGAGGAGTATGGGATTGAGGAGGGAGGCGGGAGGCTGAGCTTGGCGGAGCGGATGAAGGGGAAGGAGGGGGTGTGGGAGGAGATAGTGAGGGAGAACGAGCTGCAGGCGACGAGGTTGGAGGAGGTGGGGGTGTGGTGGTTTGTGGATGCTATGCTGGGTGGGGAGAGTATGATTTGTAGCATGAACAAGAGCAAGGAGCATGGGTTCGTCGGGTTTCGAAACTCGAGGAATTCGTTTGTTACTTGGATTGACAAGATGAAATCTTTCAAGATTGTGCCTTGA